The Balaenoptera acutorostrata chromosome 15, mBalAcu1.1, whole genome shotgun sequence genome contains a region encoding:
- the SRSF6 gene encoding serine/arginine-rich splicing factor 6 — protein MPRVYIGRLSYNVREKDIQRFFSGYGRLLEIDLKNGYGFVEFEDSRDADDAVYELNGKELCGERVIVEHARGPRRDRDGYSYGSRSGGGGYSSRRTSGRDKYGPPVRTEFRLIVENLSSRCSWQDLKDFMRQAGEVTYADAHKERTNEGVIEFRSYSDMKRALDKLDGTEINGRNIRLIEDKPRTSHRRSYSGSRSRSRSRRRSRSRSRRSSRSRSRSISKSRSRSRSRSKGRSRSRSKGRKSRSKSKSKPKSDRGSRSRSRSRSKDEYEKSRSRSRSRSRSPKENGKGDIKSKSRSRSQSRSNSPLPAPPSKARSVSPPPKRASRSHSRSHSKSRSRSRSSSRD, from the exons ATGCCGCGCGTCTACATAGGACGCCTGAGCTACAACGTCCGGGAGAAGGACATCCAGCGCTTTTTCAGTGGCTATGGCCGCCTTCTCGAAATAGATCTTAAAAATGG GTACGGCTTCGTGGAGTTCGAGGACTCCCGCGACGCCGACGACGCCGTTTACGAGCTGAACGGCAAGGAGCTCTGCGGCGAGCGCGTGATCGTGGAGCACGCCCGGGGCCCGCGCCGCGATCGTGACGGCTACAGCTACGGAAGCCGCA GTGGTGGAGGTGGATACAGCAGTCGGAGAACCTCTGGCAGAGACAAATATGGACCACCTGTACGCACAGAATTCAGGCTTATTGTAGAAAATCTTTCTAGTCGTTGCAGTTGGCAAGATTTAAAG GATTTCATGAGACAAGCAGGTGAAGTAACCTATGCGGATGCTCACAAAGAACGCACAAATGAAGGCGTCATTGAGTTTCGCTCCTACTCTGACATGAAGCGTGCTTTGGATAAGCTGGATGGTACGGAAATCAATGGGAGAAATATTAGACTAATTGAAGATAAACCACGAACAAGCCACAGGCGGTCTTATTCTGGAAGCAGATCAAG GTCACGGTCTAGGAGAAGGTCACGAAGTAGGAGTCGTAGGAGCAGCCGCAGTAGATCTCGAAGTATCTCAAAAAGTCGCTCCCG ATCCAGGTCTCGGAGCAAAGGTCGATCACGTTCTCGTTCAAAAGGCAGGAAATCTAGATCAAAAAGCAAATCTAAACCTAAGTCTGATCGAGGCTCCCGTTCACGCTCTCGGAGCAGATCGAAGGATGAATATGAGAAGTCTCGAAGCAGGTCTCGTTCTCGATCTCGTTCCCccaaagaaaatgggaaaggtGATATAAAGTCAAAATCCAGATCAAGGAGCCAGTCTCGTTCCAATTCACCCCTACCTGCTCCACCCTCAAAGGCCCGTTCTGTGTCCCCTCCACCAAAAAGAGCTTCAAGATCCCATTCTAGATCTCATTCAAAGTCAAGGTCACGATCCAGATCGAGTTCCAGAGATTAA